From Deinococcus aquiradiocola:
TGATCTGTGCGGCCATCGACGCCGGGTACCGGAACATCGTGGTGCTGGGTGGCCGGACCAATGATCTGCGGCACCAGACGCAGGAGCGCGTGGACCTCGGGGTTACCGGACGGGAAAGCAGCCGTTCGCCCGGCACGAAGCCGAAGATCGGTGTGGGACTGATCGAGGCCATCCCGGGCCTGACCACTGTTTCACTCACCACCCAGGATCACGTGGGTGGAAAGGCCGGTGGAGACTTCAGCACAAAGAAGGCGAATATCGATTCTGTCTCCGGGGACAACATCTGCATCATCGCGGTGGTCAAGAAACATGCCGACATCCTCAACAAACTGACGGGCTGGTTCACCGGTACCGGAAAGGGTGAGGCCGGGCCACTCCTGCTGATCGACGACGAGGCAGACGACGCCTCGATCGACACCAACGAGCCGGGTGAATCCCCGACCGCAATCAACGCAGCCATCCGTCTGCTGCTGGAGAGCGTGAAACAGAGCAGCTACGTGGCGTACACCGCGACGCCCTATGCCAACGTGATGATCGACCCGGAGGACGGAGACAAGACACACGGTGACAACCTCTTCCCCCGGAACTTCATCGCACTGCTGACCGCACCACCATCCTATTTCGGTGCCCGGAGATTCCTCTCCAGGGTCGATGGCACCGAGCAGCTGGTTGAAATCGAAGACACCGGAGACTGGATCGGGAAGGACAAACTCGGAAACGTTCCCGACTCGCTCTGCGAGGCCATCCGGGAGTTCGTGCTGGTCAGCGCCGCGCGCCGCGTTCGCCGGGCCAGGGAGCAGCGTCCCCGGCAGCATGAGACGATGCTGGTGCACGCCACCGTGAACAACTCCACGCAGGTGCAGGTCGAAGAACAGATTCAGACCGAGGTCGACCGCCTTCGGGCCGGCTGGGACTTCCCGGTCGGCACCGCCGACGTGCGTCAGGAGTTCGAAACGACCTGGAAGGCTATGGAGAAAAATCAGGTACCGGCTCTGGCCGTCAGCTGGGAGGAACTGCAGAACGACATCAGTGGCGTGCTCGAGAAACTGACCGTCGAGCTGATCAACGGCGTGACCAAGAAGAACCTGGACTACCGACGGGCAACCGGCGGCGCCCTGACGGTCATCGCGGTGGGCGGGCTGAAGCTGTCGCGCGGGCTGACCCTCGAGGGCCTCACGACCAGCTATCACACCCGGACGACGAAACAGCACGACACGTTGATGCAGATGTGCCGCTGGTTCGGCTACCGGACTGGTTACGAGGACCTGTGCCGTCTGTACAGCACCGGCGACCTGCTGCGGGCCTTCAGGGAGGTGATGGAGTCCGACGAGGAGCTGCGTGAGGAACTTGAAGACATGGCGTCGCTGGGTGCCAGCCCGATGGAATTCGGCCTGCGGGTGCGCACCTCGCCGGGCATGACCATCACCGGCCGGAACAAGCTCAAGCACGCCGTGACCGTCCGGGACGCACTCGCCGGGAAGACGCTGGAAGTCACCCGGACTTCCCGGGCAGACAGCAGTTTCAACGACGAGCTACTGCAGAAGCTGGTCTCTTCCCTCGGAGATGGCCACCGTACAGACAGCCTTACCTGGGATGGTGTGCCCTGGACTGTCATCGAGGAAACACTCGAACAGTTCCGGGAACTGCCCAGCACCGTCGGCCTGAACGGGAAAATCGCCCGGGCGTTGTCGTACATCCGCTCCGCCCAGAGTGCTTCGCCGCCCCGACTGCTGACTTGGACGGTCGCCCTGGCCGGGCTGAGGGAAGGGAAATTTGACCCTTACGGCGGGCAGCAGGTCATTCGCGTCAGCCGGACACCACGAAAAGACGAGGACACAGTACTGAACTTCGGGGCGATCAGTGATCCGGCCGACGAACATCTCGCGCGGGGCGCTTCAGCTGAAGGAAAAACCCGCAAGCAGATCAAGCAGGGGCGGCCGAAGGACGAAGGCCTGCTGATCATCTATCCCATTGCCACCTCCGGGTCTGGGGAAACCATCACCACGAGCGGTCTGGCAATATCATTCCCGGAAGATAAAGACATGAAGAAACGGACGTACGTGTTAAACCCAATTGCGCAGTTGCAGGAAGCGGGGCACCTGTGAGGCCCGGCGATATCTGGCCGCTGATGAATTCGGCAGGGGGGCTGGTGATGCGGGCCTCCCTGCACCTGGGCGAGCAGGCCAGCCTGATGTGCCTGCTCGGCGGCGATGCCGGAAACGGGGAGATCGCGCTGCGCGTTCCTGCAGAGGTGGATCTGCGCACCCTGATGGCCGACTGGGAGGGTCTGAAGGTCACCCTGCTGGCAGACGGAGGACAGCCCGGACAGCACCTCCTGCGGATTGCCCCGGCAGACGAGGGGTACCGCGACCTTTACATCCACCTGGCGGATGACCTTCACGATCACCTCGAGCAGGTGACACAGCCTCAGGAGGCAGCGAAGGTGCTGCTCTCGCGGCTGAGGCTGTGGGCCGGCTTCCTGCGGCGCGGTGGACGCCCGCTGGATGCCCGGACCATCCGGGGCCTGTTCGCGGAACTGATGGCCCTCGAACAGCTGCTGATACCGGCGATCGGCTGGGAGGCTGCCCTGAATGCCTGGTCTGGACCGTCTGGAACAGCCCAGGACGTGATCACCGACCGGCTCGCAATGGACGTCAAGGCCAGCCGCCAGGACGACGCCATCGTGACGATCAGCAGCATTGAACAGCTCGACCCGCCAGGCAGCAGGACAGTCCGCCTGCTGGAGGGGGTGGTCAGTGAGGGCCATGGCGAAACCCTGGCAACCCTCGTCAGCCGACTGAACACTTCGGCCGGTGCGGCAGGCTGCGCACCGATGTTTCTGGCCCGCCTGCGGCAGATGCAGATCACTCCATACGGCCTTCAGGATACTGATGGACAGCCGATGACCCTGAACCAGTGGAGGGTCCACCGCGTGGATGATCCCGGTTTCCCCCGCCTGATGCGTTCAGATGTTCCGGCCGGCCTGGTGAGCGCCAGCTACCGCATCGACCTTGCACGGTCTACCGCGCCGCCAGGCAGCCTGGAGGAGATAACCGAAATGCTCAGCCCGTCCATGTCTACCCCACTCGCCGGAGGTGTGCAGTGACCCTCCAGACAGGACCGTCTCCGCTGCGCAATTTCGCCATAGAGATTGAGAAGCAACTCGAAAGCGACGCGATCAGAGACGGAAATTCTACCGACGAAGCCTTGATGCAGATGTACGTCCTCCAGCTCCAAGAAGTGGGTCAGTGCCCCGACCTCACCTGGGTCGACCTGAACGTGACCGGCAGCAAAGGGCAGCCGGGCATGACCGTTCACGGATGGGGCATCGACACGGACAGGCGCCTGCACCTCGCCGGTATCCTCTCCCCGAAGCAGGCGGTACAGGACGAGAACCTTCCATACGTCTTCGGCCGTAAAGAGGTCAGTGACACCTTCGGAAAACTGGTCAACACGGTGTCATACCTGAAGGACGGGAAATTTCTGGCTGACGAGAAACACCATCGGATCGCCGAGATGGCCACGCAATGTCGCGATCTGCTCGCCGAGCTTGACCCTGAAGTGGTGTTGCATCTGTTCACCACCGGCCATGTGAAAGGAGGATTTGCCAGCCACAACCTCAGCGGGGTGCTGCTTTCCAGCTACGTTCACGACATCGAGTGGCTGCAGAAGCAGCAGCAGGACGACCCCACAGATCAGCTCGACC
This genomic window contains:
- a CDS encoding Z1 domain-containing protein; this encodes MAEGQELKQIDQAVAVTVSMLEAFHKASGLTPGAPQVRQQAAAALQMLGLTDNLLEEVVRQVELSQDTALDGLFVVPAVVSTEGDDPPVWEPATDTPLARRYLKLLEKEGWPVDARVRLGRTTRSILGRCGNPAVTAPWDRRGMVVGDVQSGKTTSYVSLICAAIDAGYRNIVVLGGRTNDLRHQTQERVDLGVTGRESSRSPGTKPKIGVGLIEAIPGLTTVSLTTQDHVGGKAGGDFSTKKANIDSVSGDNICIIAVVKKHADILNKLTGWFTGTGKGEAGPLLLIDDEADDASIDTNEPGESPTAINAAIRLLLESVKQSSYVAYTATPYANVMIDPEDGDKTHGDNLFPRNFIALLTAPPSYFGARRFLSRVDGTEQLVEIEDTGDWIGKDKLGNVPDSLCEAIREFVLVSAARRVRRAREQRPRQHETMLVHATVNNSTQVQVEEQIQTEVDRLRAGWDFPVGTADVRQEFETTWKAMEKNQVPALAVSWEELQNDISGVLEKLTVELINGVTKKNLDYRRATGGALTVIAVGGLKLSRGLTLEGLTTSYHTRTTKQHDTLMQMCRWFGYRTGYEDLCRLYSTGDLLRAFREVMESDEELREELEDMASLGASPMEFGLRVRTSPGMTITGRNKLKHAVTVRDALAGKTLEVTRTSRADSSFNDELLQKLVSSLGDGHRTDSLTWDGVPWTVIEETLEQFRELPSTVGLNGKIARALSYIRSAQSASPPRLLTWTVALAGLREGKFDPYGGQQVIRVSRTPRKDEDTVLNFGAISDPADEHLARGASAEGKTRKQIKQGRPKDEGLLIIYPIATSGSGETITTSGLAISFPEDKDMKKRTYVLNPIAQLQEAGHL
- a CDS encoding PD-(D/E)XK motif protein, translating into MRASLHLGEQASLMCLLGGDAGNGEIALRVPAEVDLRTLMADWEGLKVTLLADGGQPGQHLLRIAPADEGYRDLYIHLADDLHDHLEQVTQPQEAAKVLLSRLRLWAGFLRRGGRPLDARTIRGLFAELMALEQLLIPAIGWEAALNAWSGPSGTAQDVITDRLAMDVKASRQDDAIVTISSIEQLDPPGSRTVRLLEGVVSEGHGETLATLVSRLNTSAGAAGCAPMFLARLRQMQITPYGLQDTDGQPMTLNQWRVHRVDDPGFPRLMRSDVPAGLVSASYRIDLARSTAPPGSLEEITEMLSPSMSTPLAGGVQ